TGGTGGAAGTGACCTGAGTGCATGATGTCGGCGAGTGATCGGCCGTTAGTGAACTGGCAGGCGAAAGATCTGCACCAAGAATGGAAACGTTTCAAACAGCACTGCCATTTTACGTTTGAGGGTCCACTAGCCAGTAAGTCTGAGAAAGAAAAGGTGAACTATCTGATGACATACATAGGCGATAAAGGGAGGGAGATTTACCTAACCTTCCGATGGAACACAATTACTCTGCAAAACGGAAATGAAATCCTTGAGAATGAGACTCTGCAAGGAGTGTACAAGCAATATGAGATGTATGTCAAGCCCAAGAAAAAACAGATAAGGGCCACTGTCAATTTTCACAGACAACACTGCTGGACAGTGAGAAGTTGGACAACTTTGTGACTGACCTGAAGTTGCTGGTCAAGGATTGTCACTATAAGGAGGAGGAGAGAATGCTCAGAGATGCAATTGTGCTCCGTTCCCGCCACCAGACAGTACGTGAGAaataccttgagaaaggagatgaactAACACTGGATGCGGCAATCAGTATTGGTCAGAACTATGAAACAGTCCAAGAGAGTATGGAAGCCATCGACAAAGAAGAGGATAAAGTGCATGCTATGTACACAGGTGCCGGCAGAGGCAATTTCATGGGATCCAGAAAGAAAAGGCCCAAACCTAGATTGGATAAGAGTCGCTACAGGAGCCCAGATAAAGGCAAACAACAAAGATCAGACAAGGAGTCCGACTCAAAGTACAAGAGATGTGGCTACTCTGCACAACATGAGAATTTCCCTGCCAAAGGTCGAAAGTGTTCAGTCTGCAAAAAACTCAACcattttgcagcagtctgcagacAGAGAAAGCAGCAAGCACATATGATTGAGGAGAAGGCAGCAGCTTCATATCCACCAGGCAATGATGACTCTTCCACAGACGAAGACAGTGGGGAAGGCTATGAATATGCACACATGTATGCTGTACCTGACAAGTCATGCACTTAGTCACGTGTTGACTGGTATGAAACTCTGCACGTCAATGGACAGGAGATGAGAGTACAGATAGATACAGGATACTCGTACTCAATTCCACTTCTGACACCAGCAGGCACATATGATTGAGGAGAAGGCAGCAAAAAGCATGATGACGTACTCTGGAAAGTGGCGCAACAGGAAGAGCTGTACACCCTGAAGTTAAACATGGAGAAGTGTCAGATCAGGAAGTCTGAGGTGCGGTATGTCGGACATCTTGTCACAGCGGCAGGACTCAGGCCTGATCCGGCAAAGGTTGAAGCTGTTAAGCGGATGCCTGTGCCTACGAACAAGAAAGAAGTGCAACAATTCCTCGGCTTCGTACAGTACCTGTCTGAGTACATTCCACACCCCAGCAAGGTTGATGAACCACTTAGAGGCCTGACCTTGAGGGATGCACATTTCCGGTGGGATCGTGCCCAACAGCGAAGCTTCGACAAGCTCAAAGACCTGTGCACCGCTTCCCCGTGCTAGCGTACTACGATGTGACAAAGAACGTAGTAATACAGTGTGACGCTCGTTGCTACGCTCTTGGAGGAGTGCTACTCCAAGAAGGCCACCCCATAGCATATACATCAAGTGCAATGACAGAGACTGAAACGCGATACGTCCAGATCGAAAAAGAGATGTTAGTGATCGTACACAGTTGCCGCAAATTCCACCACTGCATCTTCGGAAAGTCCGTTCAAGTGGAATCAGATCACAAGCCCCTACAGGCAATCTTCCTCAAGCCTTTGCTGTCAGCACCAATGAGACTGCAAAGGATGCTCCTCAGGTTGCAGCCCTATGACTTGACTGTCATGTACCAGCCGGGAAAGGAGGTGCCTATCAGTGATGCATTGAGCAGAGCCAATCTACCGGAAAGTGAATCTGATCTGGAACGAATCATGGTCAACATGATGGATCACATCGCCGTGTCACCAAAGAGGAACGCACAGTTCCAGACCTGCACGGCCATGGAATTGAATGAGCTCCATGGTATGATCATGAAGGGCTGGCCTGACACAAAGCAAGAAGTATCACACTCCATCAGAGAGTACTGGATGGTGAGAGATGAGCTTTCTGTACTGGATGGCATCGTATACAAAGGAATGTGCATAGTGGTGCCACCACCCATGAGACGACAACTGCTTGAGAAAGTGCACGAGTCCCACCTCGGCATCGTGAAATGCAAACAGAGAGCCAGTGAAACCTTGTACTGGCCATCAATGAGCCAGCAGATCGAAGAGCTGATCGAGGGATGCCCTGAATGCAACACACACCAGGCAGCTCAACACTCTGAGACGATGCACGCTACTCAACATCCTGATCTACCATGGGCAGAGGTAGCATCTGAcctgtttgagtgggaagggccCCACTACATTGTGGAGGTTGATTACTATTCCAAATTCATTAAAGTAAATCAACTCTCCAAGAACAACAGCACATCAGTCATTGATGCCATGAAGGAACAATTCAGCCGCCATGGCATACCGGAAACGTTGAGCACAGACAACGGACCACAGTATTTCTCATCTGGATTTGAAGCATTCTGTGCAGAATACCAGATAACCCACCAGATGTCTTCCCCGCATCACCCTCAGTCCAATGGGGAAGCCGAGCGTGCCGTGCGAACGGTGAAGTGTCTCTGGAAGAAATGCAAAGACAGGCATCTTGCATTGCTGGACTACTGTACCACCTCCCTTGCCAGCTGTAACCTGTCACCTTCACAGCTACTGACGGGACGCAGGCCGAGCAACAAACTCCCAACTGCAAGGATCTCCTTCACCCAAGGCCCAACAACCCAGCAGAGGTCAAGCAACAAATCGACAAAGAGAAGGTCAGGCAAGCCTACTACTACAACCAGAAGACTGGTCAGAACTTTCCAGTCTTGAAGCCCGGCGATCCATTCAGGATGACTCCGCTACCGGGAACTAAGCAGTGGTTGCCAGCCACTGTTCTGGAACATCATTGTACTCCCAGGTCGTATGTTGTTGACCATAACAGTCGGATACAGGAGAAATCGCAAACACTTGCGGCTAGCTACTCACCAGGCTAACCGCAGACCCAGCCATTCAACTGACTGCATGACCACCCCATGGCGTGCCGTCAGACCGGATTCATCGGCACAGATGAAGTCACCGCCCCAGCCAGGACCAGGTCACGCACTGCGTGCATCAGCTGAAATTCGACCGAGTCCGGGGCTAGGATGCGATTCACCATGTCAGTTGTCAGCTAACGGCCAGGTCTGCACAGCCGACCGCATCAGAAGGAAGTCAACCCCATCCAGCTCATCCAGTTATTCCACGAGCTGAATACACTACCAGGAGTGGACACGTTAGCAAGAAACCTAACAGTTTGGACTTGTAAATATGTAACAAGCTTGTTGTGTTTAGACAGAATTAATGTTGGTCGAGATATTTTAAAATTGGAAGCACAGGAAAAGCGATTAATTTCTTTCAATTGTTTTGGTTAATGTTTATTAATAGTATGGAAAATAAATCCATTGATAGTTGTTGTGCTTTGTTATAATATGTCATGTTTTatagaagttttttttaaatgaaagaagTGAGATGTAAGATATTGTACCTGCTTGTAAGAGGATATGACGTCACGGAGGATATGACATCAAGGCTGGGCGGGAAAATAAAGGAGTTCAACACAAGACACAGCGTGTGCGACTCGCTTATgtgacaggaactgcagatgctggtttaaagcaaagatagacacaaaatgctgttgtaactcagggggtcaggcagcatctctggacccttcttcagatcttgtgTATCCGAATGCAGACTGTCACTTTAAAATGAACTCAACTGTCAAATACCCTCCCTACCTTGTGTCCAAGTGTTTCTTTTGGCTGCTCCTATAAATTTCTTATTGCCTGGATCAGGAATAGCATTGACAGAGATTGGAAAggcctagacagagtggatgtggatgagGATAAAAGCATTCTACAGGGATGCATTGTagcttgttttgggaacagctccacccaagaccgtgAGAAATTCCAGAGAatttgtgaatgcagcccaggccatcgcacaaaccaacctctctttcattgactccatctacatttcacactgcctcggcaaggccgccagcataatcaatgacgagtctcacccaggtcactccctcttctcccctctcccatcaggcaagagttatagaaatgtgaaattgcacacctcctgattcagggacagtttcttctcagctgttatttggcaactgaaccatcctctcaccaactagagagcagacctgacctaccatcactttagactttatagaccTACCCattttcactttagactttatagatacagcatggaaataggcccttcggcccaccgagtccgtagtttggtaaaaatgataaattctcCCTAACTGTTGATAGCTGGGCCGCGCGGACCCGGCGGACAGAAGGGCACAaaagtttttgcgctgtatctaaaGACACTATGCTCTGATAGACTGTGTCCTGGTCAATGAATACATGTTTCTCATGAACCTTCTAAACCACTTTATCTACCTATGCTACTGTCTTCAGCGACACTTGGATTTAAGTGCTTTCCTAGGGTTTTACCATTCATTGAGTAGCCTTAATTTATCTCTCAAAATGCCTCACTTCTCACCTTCTCAGAATTGATTTTCATCACTGCTCATCTTACCAACTCATCAATATGATCCTGCAGCTGAAAACCGTCTTCCTCGCTATCAATAACATCAATTTTCACACCTACCATATTTGTTATTATCCATATTGTAAATGATTCTAACAAATATCAACGGTTCCAGTAAAGTAACCATTGGTCATGGTTTTACAATCATAAAACAACCCGCCCAACGCTCTCATTGGAGCCGAAAATATCCAGCTGAAATGTGCCAAATTGCCTTGATGCCGTCAGCTCTAACATCTTGGACTAGTTTTCtgtatgggaccttgtcaaaagctttatcaaagtccacacagacttcAATTGCACGATCCTCATTGACATATTTTAGTTACCTTTTAAAAAGATTAAATGAAATTAGTCAGAGAGGATCTAACCTCAATGCAGCCATATTTGCTATCCCCGATGAATTCCTGCCTTTCCAAGAGAACATTAATTGAGCCCTCAGATTTTTTTCCATTAGTTTTCCTACAATTGATATTAGACTCACTGGCCTGTGATTACCCGGCTTATCCTTGCTTCCCTTCTTGAATAAACGTGTTAGCTGTCCTCTAAAATCTGTCACCCCGTCCTTGGAAACCTGAAATTTTATCAGAGCCTCCATTAGCTTCCCTCTTGCCTCTGAAAGTAGTATGGGTCATTACCTCATTAGGCCCAGGGGTTTTATCCATCTTTAAGCCCACCAAGACATCTAACATTTCCTCTTTCTCAATGGTAATTTGTTGTAGAATTCCATCAACCTCAACCCTGAATTCTCCCATACAATGTCCTTTTCCGCTCTACCTTTTGTTTGACTTTGGCTTACTTGtatccaaaaaaagacacaaagtgctggagcaactcagcaagtcaggcagtatagctagagaacatcgataggtgacgttttggatcaggtcccttcttcatactgattgtagatgggaagggagaaagctagaagagaggagtggtaggacaaagcatggcaggttatagaaacatagaaaataggtgcaggagtaggccattcggcccttcgagcctgcaccgccattcaaaattatcatggctgatcatccaactcagtatcctgtacctgccttctctccataccccctgatccctttagccacaagggccacatctaactcccccttaaatatagccaatgaactggcctcaactaccctctgtggcagagaattccacagattcaccactctgtgtgaaaaaataactttctcatcttggtcctaaaagacttcccccttatccttaaactgtgaccccttgttctggacttccccaacatcgggaacaatcttcctgcatctagcctgtccaaccccttaagaattttatatgtttctataagaccccccctcaatcttctaaattccagcgagtacaagccgagtctatccagtctttcttcatatgaaagtcctgccatcccaggaatcaatctggtgaaccttctctgtactcactctatggcaagaatgtatttcctcagattaggagaccaaaactgtacgcaatactccaggtgtggtctcaccaatgccctgtacaactgcagcagaacctccctgctcctatactcaaatcccctcactatgaatgccaacataccattcgctttcttcactgcctgctgcacctgcatgcctactttcaatgactggtgtaccacgacacccaggtctcgttgcatctccccttttcctaatcggccaccattcagataatagtctgctttcctgttcttgccaccaaagtggataacctcacatttatccacattatactgcatctgccatgcatttgcccactcacctgcagcctcctagcatcctcctcacagctaacactgccccccagcttcgtgtcatccgcaaacttggagatgttgcattcaattccctcgtccaaatcattaatatatattgtaaatagctggggtcccagcactgagccttgcggtaccccactagtgaacacaagtgaggggagggggttgataggcagatggttggacaaaggccagagatggaaagactAAAGGTTGTGGCCCTTGTTCGGACTAAATCCCTGCACAGATATgcgtgaccctctgagttcctcgggACTTTGTGTTTCCCTCAGga
This region of Rhinoraja longicauda isolate Sanriku21f chromosome 24, sRhiLon1.1, whole genome shotgun sequence genomic DNA includes:
- the LOC144605548 gene encoding uncharacterized protein LOC144605548 — its product is MEKCQIRKSEVRYVGHLVTAAGLRPDPAKVEAVKRMPVPTNKKEVQQFLGFVQYLSEYIPHPSKVDEPLRGLTLRDAHFRWDRAQQRSFDKLKDLCTASPC